Proteins encoded in a region of the Thermocaproicibacter melissae genome:
- a CDS encoding IreB family regulatory phosphoprotein codes for MLDKTMTFSLGHDHEDDIRKILISVYDALKEKGYNPINQIVGYILSEDPTYITTHNNARSLICRIDRDELLQVLLKSYLGE; via the coding sequence ATGCTGGATAAGACGATGACTTTTTCTCTCGGCCATGACCATGAAGATGACATCCGCAAGATTCTTATATCGGTCTATGATGCGCTGAAAGAAAAGGGATATAACCCGATTAATCAGATCGTAGGATACATTTTGTCCGAGGATCCCACCTATATTACGACCCACAACAATGCTCGCAGTCTTATCTGCAGGATAGACCGCGACGAACTGCTGCAGGTATTGTTGAAATCATATCTCGGTGAATAA